From a region of the Anopheles stephensi strain Indian unplaced genomic scaffold, UCI_ANSTEP_V1.0 ucontig396, whole genome shotgun sequence genome:
- the LOC118516808 gene encoding uncharacterized protein LOC118516808, whose amino-acid sequence MYVKLRSSQELQDVRADIGMGRRTAQGHLIVPLRKNVDSAELARRIQLALGEDGVVRVVTEMGELLVTNIDSLAEKSDVELAIKEKLGAEPGIARVELWELRDGTKRARVRLPLAKARLLIGQKLTLCQCVSGIREVPKKPLDRQRCFRCLLMGHLARNCRASSDRSGLCLQCGEEGHRISQCTSAAKCIVCQGPHRVGHSSCRQNQHSRA is encoded by the coding sequence ATGTACGTGAAGCTGCGCTCATCACAGGAGCTGCAAGACGTCAGGGCTGATATTGGGATGGGGCGTCGGACCGCGCAAGGTCATCTCATCGTCCCATTACGCAAGAATGTGGACAGCGCTGAGCTGGCTCGCCGGATCCAGCTGGCACTCGGTGAGGATGGCGTGGTCCGTGTGGTGACGGAGATGGGAGAGCTTCTCGTCACCAACATTGACTCTCTGGCCGAGAAGAGTGATGTGGAGCTCGCCATCAAGGAGAAGCTGGGAGCAGAGCCGGGAATCGCGCGTGTCGAGCTCTGGGAGCTCCGTGATGGCACGAAACGAGCTCGAGTGCGGCTCCCACTAGCAAAGGCACGGCTTCTCATCGGGCAGAAGCTGACACTGTGCCAATGCGTCAGCGGCATCCGCGAAGTGCCGAAGAAGCCACTCGACCGTCAGCGTTGCttccgttgtcttctgatggGGCATCTGGCACGAAACTGTCGTGCCTCGTCTGACCGGTCGGGTCTGTGTTTGCAGTGTGGCGAAGAGGGCCACCGCATTAGCCAGTGCACTTCGGCAGCTAAGTGCATTGTCTGCCAGGGGCCCCATCGTGTGGGCCACTCATCGTGCCGCCAGAACCAGCATTCGCGGGCGTAA